One region of Chlamydia psittaci 6BC genomic DNA includes:
- a CDS encoding CCA tRNA nucleotidyltransferase yields the protein MTTIALEAAKKILLKLRNAGYQAYFVGGCVRDMLMGKPIEEIDIATSAPPVIVSTIFPDTLALGAAFGIIVVKENNRLFEVATFRSDENYQDGRHPERVIFSSMKEDALRRDFTINGMYYDPFEEKLFDLVEGRRDLEKRVIRAIGHPKLRFSEDKLRILRAIRFSSSLGFTLDPATERAIIKEAPSLVCSVSPERIWQELKKMLKKNPYEALSLLIRLKIITVIFPELRDIPPSLLRTSIEFAKRLNPLDFPEICFLLPLFQGVSEEAACVAFTRLRVSNKDLKLIQLWYQALPQFQNVSNNRVFWAHFLASPTANLFLSLFSATQKDPSKQQNFIARVQELEERLEQFIVRIKTASPLVSAPDLISRGIAPGRLLGDLLKEAETLSIENECHDKEKILTLLKEKGFWK from the coding sequence ATGACAACAATCGCCCTAGAAGCTGCAAAAAAGATTCTCCTGAAGTTGCGTAATGCCGGCTACCAAGCATATTTTGTTGGTGGTTGCGTTCGCGATATGCTCATGGGCAAACCCATAGAAGAAATTGACATCGCCACTAGCGCTCCTCCTGTTATTGTTTCTACTATCTTTCCTGACACACTAGCGTTAGGAGCCGCTTTCGGTATCATCGTTGTTAAAGAAAATAACCGCTTATTCGAAGTAGCAACATTTCGTAGTGATGAAAATTATCAAGACGGACGGCATCCCGAACGTGTGATATTTTCATCAATGAAAGAAGATGCTTTACGCCGTGATTTTACAATAAACGGGATGTATTACGATCCCTTTGAAGAAAAGCTCTTTGATCTTGTTGAAGGAAGAAGAGATCTCGAAAAGCGTGTAATACGTGCGATCGGTCATCCTAAATTACGTTTCTCCGAAGATAAACTCCGTATATTACGTGCTATACGTTTTAGTTCCTCTTTAGGATTTACTTTAGATCCTGCCACAGAACGTGCCATTATTAAGGAAGCCCCTTCGTTGGTATGTTCCGTATCTCCAGAAAGAATCTGGCAGGAACTTAAGAAAATGCTGAAAAAAAATCCTTATGAAGCTTTATCCTTACTGATACGACTGAAAATCATCACTGTAATTTTCCCCGAGCTTCGGGATATTCCTCCGAGCTTACTGCGCACAAGTATCGAATTCGCTAAAAGACTGAATCCTCTAGATTTCCCTGAAATTTGCTTTCTACTTCCTCTATTTCAAGGTGTGAGCGAAGAAGCTGCTTGCGTGGCTTTTACTCGTTTACGAGTATCAAACAAAGATTTGAAACTAATACAACTGTGGTATCAAGCACTTCCTCAGTTCCAGAATGTCAGTAATAATCGTGTTTTCTGGGCACACTTTCTAGCTTCTCCGACAGCAAATCTATTTCTATCTCTATTTTCAGCAACCCAAAAAGATCCTTCTAAACAACAAAATTTCATCGCCCGCGTTCAGGAACTAGAAGAACGCTTAGAACAATTCATTGTCAGAATCAAAACGGCATCTCCCTTAGTTTCTGCTCCTGATCTCATCTCTAGAGGGATTGCACCAGGCAGACTACTCGGAGATCTATTGAAAGAAGCTGAGACACTTTCTATAGAAAACGAATGCCATGATAAAGAAAAAATTTTAACCCTGCTTAAGGAAAAAGGTTTCTGGAAGTAA
- the der gene encoding ribosome biogenesis GTPase Der — translation MLRIAILGRPNVGKSSLFNRMCKRSLAIVNSQEGTTRDRLYGEIRGWGIPVQVIDTGGVDKDSEDHFQKHIYKQALAGANEADILLLVIDIRCGITELDAEIAKQLLCLKKPLILVANKADTLKDEYRIHELYKIGISDILAVSASHDKHIDNLIHRIKTLANVPEVVEEPVEEIHEEEVPVMESLETEEFLADYENEDSDFSVSSVEDKPLKIALIGRPNVGKSSIINALLNEERCIIDNIPGTTRDNIDILYSYNDRSYLFIDTAGLRKMKSVKNSIEWISSSRTEKAIARADICLLVIDATHHLSSYDKRILSLISKQKKPHIILVNKWDLIQGVRMEHYIRDLRATDVYIGQSKILCISAATKRNLRQIFSSIDELHKTISNKVPTPVVNKTLALALQKHHPQVINGRRLRVYYAIHKTATPFQFLLFINAKSLLTKHYECYLKNTLKSAFNLYGVPFDLEFKEKTKRTN, via the coding sequence ATGCTACGGATTGCTATTTTAGGAAGACCCAATGTAGGGAAATCTTCTCTTTTCAATCGCATGTGCAAACGATCTTTAGCTATAGTCAACTCACAAGAAGGAACGACACGAGACCGACTATACGGAGAGATACGTGGATGGGGAATCCCTGTACAAGTCATCGATACTGGAGGAGTAGACAAAGATTCTGAAGATCACTTCCAAAAACATATTTACAAGCAAGCTTTAGCTGGAGCAAACGAAGCGGATATCTTACTGCTTGTCATTGATATCCGCTGCGGGATTACAGAATTAGATGCAGAGATTGCGAAACAACTTCTTTGCTTAAAAAAACCTTTGATCCTCGTCGCAAATAAAGCAGATACACTCAAAGACGAATACCGTATTCACGAACTATATAAAATAGGAATCTCTGATATTCTTGCTGTATCCGCAAGTCACGATAAACATATCGATAATCTTATACACAGAATTAAAACTCTCGCTAATGTTCCTGAAGTTGTTGAGGAGCCTGTAGAAGAAATTCATGAGGAAGAAGTTCCTGTCATGGAGTCTTTAGAAACCGAAGAGTTTCTAGCCGATTACGAAAACGAAGACTCCGACTTTTCCGTGTCTTCAGTGGAGGATAAACCCCTAAAAATTGCTCTTATAGGTCGTCCTAACGTCGGGAAGTCCTCGATCATTAACGCACTATTAAATGAAGAGCGTTGCATCATTGATAATATCCCTGGAACCACTCGTGACAATATCGATATTCTTTATTCTTATAATGACCGGTCGTATCTGTTTATAGACACTGCGGGTCTGAGAAAAATGAAAAGCGTGAAAAATTCTATAGAATGGATCTCTTCTTCTAGAACAGAAAAAGCTATAGCACGTGCAGATATTTGCTTACTCGTCATTGATGCTACGCATCACCTATCTTCTTATGATAAACGTATTCTTTCTCTGATATCTAAACAGAAAAAGCCCCACATCATTCTTGTTAACAAATGGGATTTGATTCAGGGCGTGCGCATGGAACATTATATTCGCGACTTACGCGCTACGGATGTTTATATTGGTCAATCAAAGATCCTTTGCATATCTGCAGCAACAAAACGCAACCTACGTCAGATCTTTTCATCTATTGATGAACTCCATAAAACCATATCTAATAAAGTCCCCACACCGGTAGTTAATAAAACACTCGCCTTAGCTCTGCAGAAACATCATCCTCAAGTAATTAATGGAAGAAGACTGCGTGTGTACTATGCTATTCATAAAACAGCAACACCCTTCCAGTTCTTACTATTTATTAATGCAAAATCATTATTAACTAAGCATTATGAGTGTTATTTAAAAAATACTTTAAAATCAGCATTTAATTTATACGGCGTTCCTTTTGATTTAGAATTTAAAGAAAAAACGAAAAGAACAAATTAA
- the secA gene encoding preprotein translocase subunit SecA, which produces MLDFLKRFFGSSQERTLKKFQKLVDKVNLYDEMLAPLSDEELRNKTVELKKRYQEGESLDDMLPEAYAVVKNVCRRLTGTPVEVSGYHQNWDMVPYDVQVLGAIAMHKGFITEMQTGEGKTLTAVMPLYLNALTGKPVHLVTVNDYLAQRDCEWVGSILRWLGLTTGVLISGSPLEKRKEIYRCDVVYGTASEFGFDYLRDNSIATSVDEQVGRGFYFAIIDEVDSILIDEARTPLIISGPGEKHNPVYFELKDKVADLVQLQRELCNQLALEARRGLELFLDMDILPKDKKVIEAISEFCRSLWLVSKGMPLNRVLRRVREHPDLRAMIDKWDTYYHAEQNKEESLEKLSQLYIIVDEHNNDFELTDRGMQQWVDKAGGSAEDFVMMDMGHEYALIDSDDSLSPTDKINRKIAISEEDTRRKARAHGLRQLLRAHLLMERDVDYIVRNDQIVIIDEHTGRPQPGRRFSEGLHQAIEAKEHVTIRKESQTFATVTLQNFFRLYEKLAGMTGTAITESKEFKEIYNLYVLQVPTFKACLRVDHNDEFYMTEREKYHAIVKEIARIHAVGNPILIGTESVEVSEKLSRILRQNRIEHTVLNAKNHAQEAEIIAAAGKLGAVTVATNMAGRGTDIKLDEEAVVVGGLHVIGTSRHQSRRIDRQLRGRCARLGDPGSAKFFLSFEDRLMRLFASPKLNALIRHFRPPEGEAMSDPMFNKLIETAQKRVEARNYTIRKHTLEYDDVMNKQRQTIYAFRNDVLRSEDIFSLAKESIYHVALMIASLIMSGDHPKGNSLPKLEEWMNYSFPLQLNIEELKRLNSIDAIAEQVADDLIEVLQNKFASMVQEITEAAGDEVDAQGICKDIIRSVMIMHIDEQWKIHLVDMDLLRSEVGLRTVGQKDPLIEFKHESFLLFESLIRDIRIAIVKHLFRLELTMTREQRPQNVVPVVATSFQNNDNFGPLELTVISDSDDE; this is translated from the coding sequence ATGTTAGATTTTCTTAAACGTTTCTTTGGATCTTCTCAAGAGCGCACCTTAAAAAAATTTCAAAAACTTGTGGATAAGGTAAACCTCTATGATGAGATGCTAGCTCCTTTGTCTGATGAGGAGTTACGTAATAAAACAGTAGAGTTAAAAAAGCGTTATCAGGAAGGCGAATCCTTAGATGATATGCTTCCCGAGGCTTATGCCGTAGTTAAAAACGTGTGCAGGCGTTTAACAGGAACTCCTGTAGAAGTATCAGGTTATCATCAAAATTGGGACATGGTTCCCTATGATGTGCAAGTTCTTGGTGCTATAGCTATGCACAAGGGCTTTATAACTGAGATGCAGACAGGAGAGGGGAAAACTCTCACTGCTGTTATGCCTCTATATTTAAATGCATTAACAGGCAAGCCTGTGCATTTAGTCACAGTTAATGATTATCTTGCTCAAAGGGACTGTGAGTGGGTTGGCTCTATATTGCGTTGGTTAGGTTTAACTACCGGAGTATTGATATCTGGATCTCCTTTAGAAAAAAGAAAAGAAATTTATCGTTGTGACGTTGTCTACGGTACAGCATCAGAGTTCGGGTTTGATTATCTCAGAGATAATTCTATAGCAACTTCTGTTGATGAGCAGGTCGGTCGTGGGTTTTATTTTGCTATTATCGATGAAGTGGATTCAATTTTAATTGATGAAGCTAGAACCCCTTTAATTATTTCTGGGCCCGGGGAAAAACATAATCCTGTTTATTTCGAACTTAAAGATAAAGTTGCTGACCTCGTTCAGTTACAAAGGGAGTTATGTAACCAGTTAGCTCTTGAAGCGAGACGGGGACTAGAATTGTTCTTGGATATGGATATCCTCCCTAAGGATAAAAAAGTTATTGAAGCTATCTCTGAGTTTTGTCGTAGCTTATGGTTGGTTAGTAAGGGAATGCCTTTAAACCGTGTTTTGCGTAGAGTACGCGAACACCCTGATTTGCGAGCAATGATAGATAAATGGGATACTTATTATCATGCTGAGCAAAATAAAGAAGAGAGTTTAGAGAAGCTATCTCAGCTTTATATCATTGTTGATGAACATAATAATGATTTTGAATTGACAGATCGTGGCATGCAACAGTGGGTGGATAAGGCTGGAGGTTCTGCTGAAGATTTTGTCATGATGGACATGGGGCATGAATATGCTCTTATAGATAGTGACGATTCGTTATCTCCGACAGACAAAATCAATAGAAAAATAGCAATTTCCGAAGAAGATACCAGGAGAAAAGCTCGAGCTCATGGCTTGCGCCAACTATTAAGAGCGCATCTTCTTATGGAACGCGATGTGGATTATATTGTTCGTAATGATCAAATTGTCATCATTGACGAACATACAGGCCGCCCACAACCAGGTCGTCGTTTTTCCGAAGGACTGCATCAAGCAATAGAAGCAAAAGAACATGTTACTATCCGTAAGGAATCACAAACTTTTGCTACAGTTACCTTACAGAATTTCTTCCGTCTGTATGAAAAACTCGCGGGTATGACGGGAACAGCGATTACTGAGTCTAAAGAGTTTAAAGAGATTTATAATCTATACGTATTGCAGGTTCCTACGTTTAAAGCATGTTTGCGTGTAGACCATAATGACGAATTTTATATGACAGAGCGTGAAAAGTACCACGCGATTGTTAAGGAGATTGCCCGTATACATGCAGTGGGGAACCCCATTCTCATAGGAACGGAGTCTGTAGAGGTTTCTGAGAAGCTTTCTCGTATTTTGAGACAAAATCGTATAGAACATACAGTTTTAAATGCGAAAAACCATGCTCAAGAAGCAGAGATTATTGCAGCAGCAGGAAAGCTAGGAGCTGTGACGGTAGCCACCAATATGGCTGGTCGTGGTACAGATATTAAGCTGGATGAAGAAGCTGTAGTTGTTGGAGGTCTTCATGTTATTGGTACGAGTCGGCACCAGTCACGCCGTATTGATAGGCAGTTACGTGGGCGTTGTGCACGTTTAGGAGATCCTGGTTCGGCTAAATTTTTCCTATCTTTTGAAGATCGTTTGATGCGTTTATTTGCATCTCCCAAGTTAAATGCGTTGATTCGTCATTTCCGTCCTCCTGAAGGAGAGGCTATGTCGGATCCTATGTTCAATAAGCTCATTGAAACAGCACAGAAACGGGTTGAGGCAAGAAACTATACTATTCGAAAGCATACTCTTGAATATGACGATGTTATGAATAAGCAAAGGCAGACGATCTATGCTTTTCGTAATGATGTTCTACGCTCTGAAGATATCTTTAGTTTAGCTAAGGAATCCATATATCATGTTGCATTGATGATCGCTTCGTTGATCATGAGCGGTGATCATCCTAAAGGGAATTCTCTTCCTAAGCTAGAAGAATGGATGAACTATTCTTTCCCTCTGCAGTTGAATATTGAAGAATTGAAAAGATTGAATTCTATAGATGCCATTGCAGAACAGGTGGCTGATGATCTTATAGAAGTTCTTCAGAATAAGTTTGCTTCTATGGTGCAGGAAATTACAGAAGCAGCTGGGGATGAAGTAGATGCTCAGGGTATCTGTAAAGATATTATACGCTCGGTCATGATTATGCATATCGATGAGCAATGGAAAATTCATCTTGTCGATATGGATTTATTACGTAGTGAAGTAGGTTTACGTACTGTCGGTCAGAAAGATCCTCTTATCGAATTTAAACATGAGTCGTTCTTACTATTCGAAAGTCTGATTCGAGATATTCGTATCGCTATTGTAAAGCATTTATTCCGTTTAGAGTTGACGATGACTAGAGAACAACGGCCTCAAAACGTGGTGCCTGTTGTTGCCACATCTTTCCAAAATAATGACAATTTCGGTCCTTTGGAATTAACAGTTATTAGTGATTCTGACGACGAATAA
- a CDS encoding tetratricopeptide repeat protein, with the protein MWLVILWALVASLTTALVFKVYCHVSRFRRYAVQVIREVHLSMELKEWSVAEQKLLPILKKRCYRRQCLFDYMRILRNLSRFDEVEKLLDEARRLNLRGPQFLLEIAYKAYRHGAYKESCHAFSLVSKEIFEEQDAAKYASALVHVGDLDAACSVIEPWISPLSHQETYITVGDIYFISKRYQDAIEFYNRAYTLGPCPLKVIYNLAHSSRICGNYLEAGKLFRKLLSEPAYREESLFNIGLCEQKQGRSKKALLIYQSSDLWSRGDALLMKHAALAAMDQGDHHLAEYCWGLAFQCCTYAEDWQCSLGYGFSLCCLKKYSDAEKMYLKVIQKFPDCPTACKALAWLSGVGYASIVTAEAGLEYAKKAVQLNHSSETLELLSACEARSGNFDTAYEIQAFLSGQDVSLQQKKRRSQIMRNLRRKLPLNHQHVVEVDTLLAA; encoded by the coding sequence ATGTGGCTAGTCATCCTATGGGCTTTAGTTGCAAGTTTGACAACAGCTTTAGTTTTTAAAGTCTATTGTCACGTTTCCCGTTTCCGTCGTTACGCAGTTCAGGTGATTCGAGAAGTTCATCTGAGCATGGAGCTGAAGGAATGGTCTGTCGCAGAACAAAAACTCTTACCCATCTTAAAAAAACGTTGTTACCGTCGTCAGTGTTTATTTGACTACATGCGTATTCTTCGCAATTTGAGTCGTTTTGACGAGGTAGAAAAACTATTAGACGAAGCACGAAGGTTAAATTTACGTGGGCCTCAATTTTTGTTAGAGATTGCCTACAAAGCGTACCGTCATGGTGCGTATAAAGAATCGTGTCACGCCTTTTCTTTAGTTTCGAAAGAGATATTTGAAGAACAAGATGCCGCGAAGTATGCATCAGCTTTAGTGCATGTCGGGGACTTAGATGCTGCGTGTAGTGTAATTGAACCGTGGATTTCTCCGCTATCCCATCAAGAGACCTACATTACTGTTGGAGATATTTATTTTATATCTAAGCGGTACCAAGACGCTATAGAGTTTTATAATCGTGCCTATACTTTAGGTCCGTGCCCTTTAAAAGTTATCTATAATTTGGCTCACTCTTCTCGTATTTGTGGTAATTATTTAGAAGCTGGGAAGCTATTTCGCAAGTTATTGTCAGAGCCGGCTTATAGAGAGGAGTCTCTATTCAACATCGGTTTATGTGAACAAAAACAAGGGCGATCTAAAAAAGCTCTGCTTATTTATCAAAGCAGTGATTTGTGGTCCCGAGGAGATGCTTTGTTGATGAAGCACGCTGCTTTAGCAGCTATGGATCAAGGTGATCACCATCTAGCTGAATATTGCTGGGGTTTAGCATTTCAATGTTGTACATATGCTGAGGATTGGCAATGTAGTTTGGGTTACGGCTTTAGTTTATGTTGTTTAAAGAAATATTCTGATGCTGAGAAGATGTACCTTAAAGTGATTCAGAAGTTCCCTGATTGTCCTACGGCATGCAAAGCTTTAGCCTGGCTGTCAGGAGTTGGATATGCATCAATAGTGACAGCAGAAGCTGGTTTAGAGTACGCAAAAAAGGCTGTACAGCTCAATCATTCCTCAGAAACTTTAGAATTATTGAGTGCTTGTGAGGCTCGTTCAGGGAATTTTGACACTGCTTATGAAATACAAGCATTTTTGTCAGGTCAAGATGTGTCTTTGCAGCAAAAGAAGCGTCGTTCGCAAATTATGCGTAATTTACGCCGAAAGCTACCTTTGAATCATCAGCATGTTGTAGAAGTAGATACGCTACTTGCTGCTTAA
- a CDS encoding phosphatidylserine decarboxylase, with translation MKKLQYIDRLTNQRVTEFVCYEKTMTFLYSSKLGKRLSTLLSRSPILSRIYGWIQKRSWTRRKIPGFVKKNHINTKDFKKSLSEFSSFNDFFTRELLPEARPIAQGDNICVTPVDGAYLIYPNIAEFGEFVVKSKRFSLSKLLGDHKLVEKYASGSVVFARLALFDYHRFHFPVDCLPGPTRIINGYLFSVHPMALKDNFNIFCENKRTLTELKTEAFGDVLYLEVGALNVGSIIQTYKPGEKYSKGDEKGFFEIGGSTVIVLFQPGSVQFDADLLKNSRMGLETRCLMGQSLGRSLRE, from the coding sequence GTGAAGAAACTGCAGTATATTGATCGTTTAACTAATCAAAGAGTGACGGAATTTGTATGTTATGAAAAAACTATGACGTTTCTATATAGCTCTAAATTAGGAAAAAGACTCTCCACGCTATTATCTAGATCTCCAATCCTGTCACGTATCTATGGTTGGATTCAAAAACGTTCTTGGACACGTAGAAAAATCCCCGGATTTGTAAAGAAAAATCATATCAACACAAAAGACTTCAAAAAATCTCTTTCCGAGTTTTCCTCTTTCAATGATTTTTTTACTAGAGAGCTCCTCCCTGAAGCGCGACCAATTGCTCAAGGAGACAATATCTGTGTGACGCCTGTAGATGGTGCCTATCTGATTTATCCGAACATAGCGGAATTTGGAGAATTCGTTGTTAAATCGAAGCGCTTTTCTCTTTCAAAACTTTTAGGAGACCATAAACTTGTTGAAAAATATGCTTCCGGCAGTGTGGTTTTTGCCCGTTTAGCCCTTTTTGACTACCATCGTTTCCACTTTCCAGTAGATTGTTTGCCGGGGCCAACGCGCATTATCAACGGGTATTTATTTTCTGTACATCCGATGGCATTAAAAGATAATTTTAATATTTTTTGTGAAAATAAGCGTACACTAACTGAGCTGAAAACGGAGGCTTTTGGAGATGTACTTTACCTAGAAGTAGGGGCATTAAATGTTGGCTCTATTATTCAAACCTACAAACCTGGGGAAAAGTATTCTAAAGGTGATGAGAAAGGCTTTTTTGAGATAGGCGGATCTACTGTTATTGTGTTGTTTCAGCCGGGATCTGTGCAATTTGACGCAGATTTATTGAAAAATTCGCGCATGGGATTGGAAACGCGTTGCCTTATGGGACAATCTTTAGGGCGTTCTTTGAGAGAATAA
- the mnmE gene encoding tRNA uridine-5-carboxymethylaminomethyl(34) synthesis GTPase MnmE, translated as MIKNDTIAAIATPPGEGSIAIVRVSGPEAIQITDKIFSGSVPSFSSHTAHLGTVSYNGQQIDQTLLLIMRAPRSFTGEDVIELQCHGGYFSCSQILAALIAEGARPALPGEFSQRAFLNGKIDLIQAEAIQNIIAADSLDAFHIAQNHFQGHFSKKVQQISSLIIESLAFIEVLADFPEKEQPDMEDPLHRLNEAILIIEDLIASFDQGQKIAQGTSIILAGHPNAGKSSLLNALTNKNRAIVTDIPGTTRDILEETWMLQGKRIRLIDSAGQRETNNPIEQEGIERALAAMEESEAILWVMDVTQPPPPLPEILMRKPSLLLWNKSDLGTPPHIETTLPQLAVSAKTGEGIFELKQFIQKWMQKQQLGKNAKVFLVSSRHHTILQQMRTYLLSAQEGLQHQFPPEFIALELRQALQTTGNLSGSEINETILGEIFSRFCIGK; from the coding sequence ATGATTAAAAACGATACTATTGCTGCCATAGCCACACCTCCCGGAGAAGGAAGTATTGCCATTGTCCGTGTATCGGGACCAGAAGCTATTCAAATCACAGACAAAATTTTCTCCGGGTCCGTACCGTCTTTTTCTTCCCACACAGCACATCTAGGCACGGTAAGTTACAATGGCCAGCAGATCGATCAAACTCTTTTATTAATCATGCGAGCTCCGCGTTCATTCACGGGGGAAGATGTGATCGAACTCCAGTGTCATGGAGGCTATTTTTCCTGCTCCCAAATCTTAGCAGCTTTGATAGCCGAAGGAGCTCGCCCTGCTCTCCCTGGAGAATTTTCTCAACGCGCATTTCTCAATGGAAAAATTGATCTTATTCAAGCAGAAGCTATTCAAAATATTATTGCTGCTGATAGTTTAGACGCCTTTCATATAGCGCAGAACCATTTCCAAGGACACTTCTCAAAGAAAGTTCAACAAATTTCTTCGTTGATTATCGAGTCTCTAGCCTTTATTGAAGTTCTTGCGGATTTCCCCGAAAAAGAACAGCCAGATATGGAGGACCCGCTGCATCGACTAAATGAGGCGATTTTGATCATCGAAGACCTCATTGCTAGTTTTGATCAAGGGCAAAAGATTGCTCAAGGAACGAGTATTATATTGGCAGGCCACCCTAATGCAGGAAAATCTTCTCTTCTTAACGCTCTAACTAATAAAAATCGCGCCATCGTTACGGATATCCCCGGAACTACAAGAGATATATTAGAAGAAACCTGGATGTTACAAGGGAAACGTATTCGACTTATCGACTCTGCAGGACAACGAGAAACCAATAATCCTATAGAACAAGAAGGTATTGAGCGGGCACTTGCTGCTATGGAAGAGTCCGAGGCAATTCTTTGGGTTATGGATGTCACTCAACCTCCACCACCTCTTCCAGAAATCTTAATGCGAAAACCCTCCCTCCTTCTTTGGAACAAATCCGATCTTGGAACACCCCCTCATATTGAAACTACCTTGCCCCAATTAGCTGTCTCAGCAAAAACAGGGGAAGGTATTTTTGAGCTCAAACAATTTATCCAAAAATGGATGCAAAAACAACAGTTGGGCAAGAATGCAAAAGTCTTTCTTGTTTCTTCGCGCCATCATACAATACTACAACAGATGCGCACATATTTGCTCTCAGCTCAGGAAGGACTGCAGCATCAATTCCCCCCTGAGTTCATTGCTTTAGAATTAAGACAAGCTCTTCAGACTACAGGGAATCTTTCTGGATCTGAAATTAACGAAACGATACT